The genomic interval GTCGCGCTTTGACGCACCGGGCGCCAGTCGCCGACCGGCGAGGTAACCGGGGACGCCGACAGCCGTTACCGCGAGCGCACCGACCGCGACGGCCAGCACCGTGACCCAGTCTCTGGACGCCAGTTGCCCGTTCAGGACCAGCGCGACGACGCCGACCCACGGAGCGACGGCGAGCGCACCGATGGCCTGTCGGGTTCGGTCCCCGGTCGTCGCGCAGTAGCCGACCGCGAACAGCGCCGCCAGCGGGACGACGACCAGCGGTGCCACGCCCGGTCCCTCTGGGGACACGCCGAACAGCAGGACGTACGCGGTCCCGACCAGTCCGACGAACGCCGCGGCCACGACGACCAGGGTCACCGTCAATGGTGACAGTCCCAGTCCGTCGTCCGCGGTCCGTGAGCGGACGTAAAGTACGCAGACTGCGGCGACGAGCAGCGTGGGGACCAGCGCGAGTGCAGCCGCACCGAACAGCAGGGGTGGCGCGTCGGTCTGTACCGTCACCAGCGCGGCCCGGACCCCGCTCGCTGTGGTACCGTCCTCGGCGAACGTTATGCGGCCCTCGACGTCGGGGCCGTAGTCGGCGGCCGGGGCGTCGTCGGTCCAGACGACGGCGCTCGCGTTCGTCTCCCCCTCGCCGTCCGGGCCGTCGACGAGGTGGTAGCCCTCGGGAGCGACGAGCGTCGCGCGGGCGGCCCCGACGTACGCCCACGACTCGCGGTCGGTGCGGTCGAACAGGTCGACCGTCAGGACGCCCGCCGAGCGCGTCGCGAGATTCGGAACCCGGTAGGTGGTGACCAGCGTGTCGTTCTCGACCCGTGACCGCGTGTCAATCCGGTTCTCGCCCGCGGCGTGCCGGTGGAGCGCCCCCTCGACCACCTCGGCGCGGAACGTGTCGTTGGCCGCCAGGTCGTCCGCGCCGTATCGCAGTTCGACGCGCTCCGTCCAGCGCGAGGAGCCGTTGGCGAACGACTCGACCGTCACGCTGGAGGTCGCGGGGTCGACGGCGACGCCGTGAACGCCGTCGCCGTCCTGTCCCATCGTGCAGGTCCCACAGAGCGGTTCGGGCGGCGGTCGTGCCACTGCCGGGGCGACGACCGGGAGCGCCACCAGAACGACCACGAGGAGGCCGAGGAGCCGTCTGCGGGAGGGCATCTACCACGAGGCAACACGTCCACTGGCTTGAACGACCCGGTGACTGAAACGACGGTGTGAGGGTCGGTCGGCGAGGAGGCATCGCCGTCCCGTCCGGCGACGCACCAGAACCTGCAAGCACGTCGGCCGACGCCGAACTCTTGAGCGACACGCTCGTAGCGGGGGTGATGAGCAACACCGAGTCGCTACCCGACGGGTGGTCCGAGGTCGACCACGACCCGCAGGTCGTCGACAAGTACGACGCCCGACAGCCGACGCTGTTCGAGAACGTCGACGGGACGACGCTCCAGGTGGTTCCGGAGGTGGGTAACCGGGCCCCGACCGGCGAGGGAGACCACTGGCGGGTCGACAGCGTCGAGGGCGACCCGGCCGCCCCCGAGGAGACGACGGTGCTCGGCGAACGGGAGGGACGCTCGGACGCGCTGGCGTTCGCTCGCGAGGCGATGGAACACTACAACGAGGCGCGGAGCCTCGACGGCGTCCGCGAGGAGACCGCGCGGTAGCCGAGGCGCGGTCGGGGGTTCGGTCAGCCCTGCGAGACGAGTTCTTCGGCGACGGTGTCGACGTCCATCAGGTCCGGGTCGACCATCAGCCCCGCACTCGTCCGGGCGAACTCGGGGATGGAGTCACGCGAGTAGACGACGACGCGGAACGACTCGTTCAGTTCGCGGGCGACCGGAATCGACGTGGCGAGGCCGACGTCCGTGACGACGAGGGCGTCCGTCTCCTCGATACCGGCCTCGACGAGCGAGTCCCGGTTCGCGGTCCCGGTGGCACGGGCGACGGTGACGCCGCGTTCTTCGAGGGCCTCGCCCAGACCGTCCGGGTCGGACCCGATGACGACAGCGTGGTTCATCACTCGTACTCGATTGTCGCCGGTGGTTTATGTGTGACGTCGTAGACGACGCGGGCGACGTTCGGCAACTGGCCCGTGATGCGACTCTGGATGCGCTGGAGCGTCTCCCAGTCGAGTTCCTGGGCGCGGGCGGTCATCCCGTCGCGCGACTCGACGGAGCGCACGGAGACGACCCAGCCGTGGACGCGGTTGTCGCCCTTCACGCCCGTCGCTTTCCCGATGACGGCGGCGAACGCCTGCCACGGCTCGTACGCCTCCAGTTCCTCCTCGACGACGTGGCACGACTCGCGGGCCACCTCGACCTTCTCCTCGGTCACCTCGCCGACGATGCGGACGGCGAGACCGGGGCCGGGGAACGGCATCCGCTCGGCGACGAGTTCGTCGAGGCCGAGTTCGCGGGCCACCTCCCGGACCTCGTCCTTGTAGAGGTCCCGGACGGGTTCGACGAGGCCGTCGAAGTCCACGACGTCGGGGAGGCCGCCGACGTTGTGGTGCGATTTGATGTTCCCCTCGCTCTCGATGCGGTCGGGGTAGATGGTGCCCTGCACGAGCCACGAGGCCCGCACGTCGGTGGCGACCGTCTCGAACTCGCGGATGAACTGCTCGCCGATGACCTTCCGCTTCTCCTCGGGGTCGGTGACGCCCGAGAGCGCGTCGAGGAACCGGCCCTGCGCCTCGACGATCTCGAGGCTGTCCATGTAGTCGAACGTCTCGCGAATCTGGTCGGTCTCGCCCTTCCGCATCAGACCGGTGTCGACGTAGACGGGCGTGAGACGGTCGCCGATGGCCTCGTAGGCCAGCGCCGCGGCGACCGAGGAGTCGACGCCGCCCGACAGGGCGATGAGCGCCCGGTCGTCGCCGACTTCCTCGCGAATCTCCTCGACGGCCTCGTCGACGAACGTCGGCGCGTCGACCATCAGGCGCTCACCTCCTCTCGCTCGGCGGCGCTGTCGGCGGCCGCGTCGACCAGACCGAGGAACGGCGGCGAGGCGCGACCGGGCCGCGAGCGGAACTCTGGGTGGAACTGCGTCCCGACGAAGTACGGGTGGTCGGGCAGTTCGAGTATCTCCATGCGGTTGTTGACGCGCCCGGAGAAGACGAGTCCTGCGCCTTCGAGCGACTCGATGTACTCGGGGTTGACCTCGTAGCGGTGGCGGTGGCGCTCGGTGCAGGAGGTGCCGCCGTAGAGGTCGGCGGCGAGCGTCCCCGGCGTGATGTCGGTCTCGTACGCGCCGAGGCGCATCGTCCCGCCCATGTCCTCGACCTCGTACTGCTCGGGTAGCAGGTCGATGACCGGGTTGGTGGGGTCGTCGGCGAGTTCGCTGGAGTGGGCGTCCGCCAGGTCGAGGACGTTCTGGGCGTACTCGACGACCGCCAGCTGGAAGCCCAGACAGAGCCCGAGGTACGGGACGCCCGCCTCCCGTGCGTAGCGGATGGCGTCGACCTTCCCGGTCGTCCCCCGGACGCCGAACCCGCCGGGGACGAGGACGGCGTCGGCCCCTTCGAGGCGGTCGGCGTGCTCGCCGTCTATCTCCTCGGCGTCGACCCACACGACGTTGACGTCGACGCCGCGTTCGAGTCCGGCGTGTTTCAGCGCCTCGTGGACCGAGAGGTAGGCGTCTTCGAGCGCGTACTTCCCGACGAGGGCGACGTCCACCTCGCCGGTCGTCTCCTGGGTGACGAGGTCGCGCCACTGGTTGTTGCGCTCCGCGGCGGGGAGCGCCCGCTCGCGGAGGCCGAGCCGGTCCATCACGTACTGGTCGAGGCCTTCCTCCTCGACGGTGAGCGGGACGTGGTAGATGTCCTCGACGTCCGGGTTCGAGAACACGGCGTCGGTCGGCACGTCGCAGAACAGCGCTATCTTCCGCTTCGTCTCGGGGTCCAGGTGGTCCTCACAGCGGCCGACGAGGATGTCCGGCTGGAGACCGATAGAGCGCAGTTCCTTCACGCTGTGCTGGGTCGGCTTGGTCTTCTGCTCGCCGTTCTTCGAGAACGGGACGAGCGTGACGTGGGTGAGCAGGAAGTCGTCCTCGTCCTGTTCGTGGACGAACTGGCGGAGGGCTTCGAGGAACGGCATCCCCTCGATGTCGCCGACGGTGCCGCCGACCTCGACGATGCAGACGTCGTGGCCCTCGGCCGCCTCGCGGATGCGCCGCTTGATGTCGTCGGTGATGTGGGGGATTATCTGGACGGTCTTCCCGAGGTAGTCGCCCGCGCGCTCCTTCTCGATGACCTGCTGGTAGACCTTCCCCGTCGTCACGTTGTGGTCGGAGGTCATGTCGATGTCGAGGAACCGCTCGTAGTTCCCCAGGTCGAGGTCGACCTCGCCGCCGTCCTTGAGGACGTACACCTCGCCGTGCTGGAACGGGTTCATCGTCCCCGCGTCGACGTTCAGGTACGGGTCGATCTTCACGGCGGTCACGTCGAACCCGGCGTTGGACAGCAGGCGACCCGTCGACGCCGCCGTGATGCCCTTGCCGAGCCCCGACATGACCCCGCCCGTGACGAAAATGAACTTGTTCCCCAGTGTCGGGTCGTAGCCCGTGGGCGCTGTCGGCATACTGACGGTGTGCAGGTATGGGCAAAAACCATTTCGGGGTCGTGCCGGAGCGAGGGGGGTTCACACGTTCACGAACGGCGAGCGGTCGGCCGTCTCGTCGTCCGCCGACGGTCACCTCTCTTCGACGAAGGGACGGACGCGCACCGGGTCGACGGACTCCGCCGGCCCCGCCGGGTCGTACGCCACGCGGTCCAGCAGCCCGAGCGCGTGGAACTCGACGTGCGAGGGTACCGTGCGGTCCGCACCGGCCGCCACTATCGCCGCGAACTGCTCTTCGCTCATCATCCCCAGGTACGGGTCGTCGGGATACCGGTTCGGCGGCGACTGGAGGCGGCGGTACGCGCGCCGGGCGAGCGAGCCGAGCACCGGGACGCGCTCGACGCGCTGTTTCACCGACGCGAGCGAGTCACTGCCCGACGGGAACGTCGCCGACGGGTCGTCGAGCGTCGAGGCCGCCTCGTACGCACGTTCGACGAACTCGTCGTGGAACCGCTTGTCCACCCTGCGGTCGGTCGGGACGTCCCGCCAGAACGCGACGCACTCGGCGTCCCACAGCGGGAACCACCAGTCGTAGCCGACGTGTTCGTAGACGGCGTTCGAGCGAATGCGCTTGGACTGTCGCTCGGCCCAGTCCCACTCCTCGTACGCGGCGACGGCTCGCTCGAACGGTTCGTCGTCGCCCCTGAACCGGTCGCCGACGGCCTCCAGCACCCGAGTGCCCAGTTCGTCGCCGTGAGCCGCCCGGTCCCAGCCCCACGCGTCGTAGTTGGCGTCGAGCAGCGTCTCGACGAACAGGTCCCTGGAGATTCGGTCGCGCCCGCGGAACCGTGTCGGGACGTGCTCGCCCGTCGTGTGCGCGCCGTCGCCCGTGACGACGACGGCGTCCTCGGGGAGTCGACCCTGCCGACGAAGTTTCCGCATCGCCAGCGCGAGGCCGTAGTTCGGGGCCGACGCCAGCCACCCCGCGTCCCGGTCGAACGCTCGGCGGGCGGCGGAGTGGTACCAGTCGGCCACCTCGTCCTGGTCGATGG from Halomarina salina carries:
- a CDS encoding DUF7126 family protein — protein: MNHAVVIGSDPDGLGEALEERGVTVARATGTANRDSLVEAGIEETDALVVTDVGLATSIPVARELNESFRVVVYSRDSIPEFARTSAGLMVDPDLMDVDTVAEELVSQG
- the guaA gene encoding glutamine-hydrolyzing GMP synthase, which encodes MVDAPTFVDEAVEEIREEVGDDRALIALSGGVDSSVAAALAYEAIGDRLTPVYVDTGLMRKGETDQIRETFDYMDSLEIVEAQGRFLDALSGVTDPEEKRKVIGEQFIREFETVATDVRASWLVQGTIYPDRIESEGNIKSHHNVGGLPDVVDFDGLVEPVRDLYKDEVREVARELGLDELVAERMPFPGPGLAVRIVGEVTEEKVEVARESCHVVEEELEAYEPWQAFAAVIGKATGVKGDNRVHGWVVSVRSVESRDGMTARAQELDWETLQRIQSRITGQLPNVARVVYDVTHKPPATIEYE
- a CDS encoding CTP synthase, which gives rise to MPTAPTGYDPTLGNKFIFVTGGVMSGLGKGITAASTGRLLSNAGFDVTAVKIDPYLNVDAGTMNPFQHGEVYVLKDGGEVDLDLGNYERFLDIDMTSDHNVTTGKVYQQVIEKERAGDYLGKTVQIIPHITDDIKRRIREAAEGHDVCIVEVGGTVGDIEGMPFLEALRQFVHEQDEDDFLLTHVTLVPFSKNGEQKTKPTQHSVKELRSIGLQPDILVGRCEDHLDPETKRKIALFCDVPTDAVFSNPDVEDIYHVPLTVEEEGLDQYVMDRLGLRERALPAAERNNQWRDLVTQETTGEVDVALVGKYALEDAYLSVHEALKHAGLERGVDVNVVWVDAEEIDGEHADRLEGADAVLVPGGFGVRGTTGKVDAIRYAREAGVPYLGLCLGFQLAVVEYAQNVLDLADAHSSELADDPTNPVIDLLPEQYEVEDMGGTMRLGAYETDITPGTLAADLYGGTSCTERHRHRYEVNPEYIESLEGAGLVFSGRVNNRMEILELPDHPYFVGTQFHPEFRSRPGRASPPFLGLVDAAADSAAEREEVSA
- a CDS encoding asparagine synthase-related protein; the encoded protein is MESARVRLGDRWTRSGDVVVTGRPFLDDECLDASAFAAHVAGTGAEAFCRAVADLNGFFGVLRETEDAVVAAVDRIRSAPLYYAVADGELYLSDDAHWLATVVDADDSDPTVAAEYLLTGCVTGSDTLAPGVRQLQSGELLVATAASDATASDGVDVQRQRYYRYERDDPPERADTDRLVDAYWDALDGAFGRLVEHADGRPIAISLSAGHDSRLVALALQRQEYEDLVAFTYGAAADEATTSERVADDLGIPWEFVAIDQDEVADWYHSAARRAFDRDAGWLASAPNYGLALAMRKLRRQGRLPEDAVVVTGDGAHTTGEHVPTRFRGRDRISRDLFVETLLDANYDAWGWDRAAHGDELGTRVLEAVGDRFRGDDEPFERAVAAYEEWDWAERQSKRIRSNAVYEHVGYDWWFPLWDAECVAFWRDVPTDRRVDKRFHDEFVERAYEAASTLDDPSATFPSGSDSLASVKQRVERVPVLGSLARRAYRRLQSPPNRYPDDPYLGMMSEEQFAAIVAAGADRTVPSHVEFHALGLLDRVAYDPAGPAESVDPVRVRPFVEER